The following coding sequences lie in one Bos taurus isolate L1 Dominette 01449 registration number 42190680 breed Hereford chromosome 28, ARS-UCD2.0, whole genome shotgun sequence genomic window:
- the DUSP29 gene encoding dual specificity phosphatase 29 isoform X1, whose translation MTSGESKTGLKNVYPSAKKLLPKVEEGEAEDYCTPGAFELERLFWKGSPQYTHVNEVWPKLYIGDETTALDRYGLQKAGFTHVLNAAHGRWNVDTGPDYYRDMAIEYHGVEADDLPSFDLSVFFYPAAAFIDAALRYDHNKILVHCVMGRSRSATLVLAYLMIHRNMTLVDAIQQVAKNRCVLPNRGFLKQLRELDRQLVQQRRQAQQGEDAEKCEQEP comes from the exons ATGACATCCGGAGAATCGAAGACAGGCCTCAAGAACGTCTACCCATCTGCCAAGAAGCTGCTGCCgaaggtggaggagggggaggctgAGGATTACTGTACTCCTGGAGCCTTCGAGCTGGAGCGTCTCTTCTGGAAAGGCAGTCCCCAGTACACCCACGTCAACGAGGTCTGGCCCAAGCTCTACATCGGCGATGA GACAACCGCGCTGGACCGCTATGGGCTGCAGAAGGCAGGCTTCACCCACGTGCTGAACGCTGCCCACGGCCGCTGGAACGTGGACACGGGGCCCGACTACTACCGCGACATGGCCATCGAGTACCATGGCGTCGAGGCTGATGACCTGCCCAGCTTTGACCTCAGCGTTTTCTTCTACCCAGCTGCCGCTTTCATTGACGCTGCCCTCCGCTATGATCACA ATAAGATCCTGGTTCACTGCGTCATGGGCCGCAGCCGGTCGGCGACTCTGGTCCTGGCCTACCTGATGATCCACAGGAACATGACCCTGGTGGACGCCATCCAACAAGTGGCCAAGAACCGCTGCGTCCTACCCAACCGGGGCTTTCTGAAGCAGCTCCGGGAACTGGACAGGCAGCTGGTGCAGCAGAGGCGACAGGCCCAGCAGGGTGAGGACGCCGAGAAGTGTGAGCAGGAGCCGTAG
- the DUSP29 gene encoding dual specificity phosphatase 29 gives MTSGESKTGLKNVYPSAKKLLPKVEEGEAEDYCTPGAFELERLFWKGSPQYTHVNEVWPKLYIGDETTALDRYGLQKAGFTHVLNAAHGRWNVDTGPDYYRDMAIEYHGVEADDLPSFDLSVFFYPAAAFIDAALRYDHSKRPLSA, from the exons ATGACATCCGGAGAATCGAAGACAGGCCTCAAGAACGTCTACCCATCTGCCAAGAAGCTGCTGCCgaaggtggaggagggggaggctgAGGATTACTGTACTCCTGGAGCCTTCGAGCTGGAGCGTCTCTTCTGGAAAGGCAGTCCCCAGTACACCCACGTCAACGAGGTCTGGCCCAAGCTCTACATCGGCGATGA GACAACCGCGCTGGACCGCTATGGGCTGCAGAAGGCAGGCTTCACCCACGTGCTGAACGCTGCCCACGGCCGCTGGAACGTGGACACGGGGCCCGACTACTACCGCGACATGGCCATCGAGTACCATGGCGTCGAGGCTGATGACCTGCCCAGCTTTGACCTCAGCGTTTTCTTCTACCCAGCTGCCGCTTTCATTGACGCTGCCCTCCGCTATGATCACAGTAAGAGACCTTTGTCCGCCTGA